From the genome of Antennarius striatus isolate MH-2024 chromosome 19, ASM4005453v1, whole genome shotgun sequence, one region includes:
- the znf106b gene encoding zinc finger protein 106 isoform X1, with product MMKVKTPNEKVVNAAVRKRKKKRKKTAPSPQEPPDLFCILCRRTYPRHEAQVHIHSMLHHRELETVLGMNSFHECHACRESCMSLNGYAQHISTAEHNYKLNNLMCRNEKPVSLHKTLGEDTVNRILMRNKTEKKELGKQKKKLKQVADLKKSEQQQAAASKRVNIKIPKPTQKKLKKPVPVSSLTPPAQKESTSSSRRLAGPTWQVPDPFGRLSHQASFLSQREKRQADKRVRTTGVTPAVSQQGRCGKPCQSETDFTSDGFPQKGAMLFDHGSTESRGAEGSRRPAPPYGSAVAWDVDVGVMLRQIRRELGIREPCRADREARRQNNEAGAWSADKGGDRSVQLAGGSQDAGHATAAAKTSGTTSSAPASDSTVRPFNIDPVGTKHAVDVSCGPDGPSNDRKGPAAAGGIVGDHDSIGRCSAASEPNLAITRRVRIAHRRVTEQSNGDVTLQPTVNVTLSLSRVEGKPGVREGCDGARRRKQEKIQDLSRRLAIPPPDPECPTQAEFTLLSEGFHWESVPGGPPAPQGPTLRPPPPPPPDQDEPQTRSHPQAEETGAARDASSVQLLGALAVKVELKTEDEEFGIHSRALKRTNDVISGETPGGKRKKLDAEKSQLDQLLAVSMREEELSHSLQELDRSLIQARSALQAAHDEVQRLTLLSQQCTAEVNSLRAQRIQILQEMRGVVSSSSRCPPDCRRSTVSLPPSVSGGFAGGSVAAETPAASSASAASADSAGPSTGGGGPPPVTDRPDEDDGNESDSSLTIIEPPHPPVIDLNESDNEEATRNVTKETASATARQNASERGVDWTPVPEEEAAAPSGAAVEDEDLAVGPFQSHSGPVYGLQVHQGVLFTCSGDNTTRAYSLKTGECQAVFRGHTSKIFCLLASPPGGAGRLFTGSDDQTVNCYSLKSQKLLDRISLSDSVFCLHVAWNILFAGLADGSVASHDVKTLKRLDVLECHGPRAVSCLGSTQEGARRVLLVGSYDGTVSVRDAKSGLLLRSLEGHAKTVLCMTMVNDLVFSGSSDASVHAHNIYTGELIRVYKGHTSGVTSIAILGTVMVTSCLDKLVRVYELQSQSCLQVYGGHSGMVMCMAVHQSVMYSGCLDGSVQAVKLNLLNNHRCWWRSCPLIFGVADHLLEHLLGDHTTPGLETVACRWRGCAAAFTSQQAVQQELPDHMRRHVEEDSQVQL from the exons ATGATGAAGGTTAAAACTCCAAACGAGAAAGTGGTTAACGCcgctgtgaggaagaggaagaagaaaaggaagaaaactgCACCGAGCCCCCAGGAACCTCCAGATCTATTCTGCATTTTGTGTCGCAGGACATACCCAAGACAC GAGGCACAGGTGCACATACACAGCATGCTGcatcacagggagctggagacGGTGCTGGGCAT GAATTCGTTTCACGAGTGTCACGCGTGCAGGGAGTCGTGCATGAGTCTGAACGGCTACGCTCAGCACATCTCCACCGCCGAACACAACTACAAGCTGAACAACCTGATGTGTAGAAACGAGAAGCCCGTCTCCCTGCACAAGACTCTGGGCGAGGACACCGTCAACAGAATCCTGATGAGAAACAAGACGGA GAAGAAAGAGTTAggaaagcaaaagaagaaactGAAGCAGGTGGCTGATTTGAAGAAATCAGAACAACAACAAGCCGCCGCCTCAAAGCGAGTGAACATCAAAATACCAAAACCTACGCAGAAAAAGCTGAAGAAACCCGTACCAGTTTCCAGTTTGACGCCTCCTGCCCAGAAAGAATCCACGTCGTCGTCCCGTCGGCTCGCCGGTCCAACCTGGCAGGTTCCCGACCCGTTTGGGCGATTGAGTCACCAGGCGAGTTTTCTGAGCCAACGCGAGAAACGCCAAGCAGACAAGCGCGTGAGAACAACGGGCGTAACGCCCGCCGTCAGCCAGCAGGGGCGCTGCGGCAAACCGTGTCAGAGCGAAACGGACTTCACCAGCGACGGCTTCCCTCAGAAAGGAGCGATGCTTTTCGATCACGGCTCAACGGAGAGCAGAGGAGCGGAGGGATCGCGGCGTCCCGCCCCGCCCTACGGATCCGCCGTGGCGTGGGACGTCGACGTCGGCGTGATGCTACGGCAAATCAGGAGAGAGCTGGGTATCAGGGAGCCGTGCAGGGCGGACCGCGAAGCTCGGAGGCAGAACAACGAGGCGGGGGCGTGGTCGGCCGATAAAGGCGGAGACAGGAGCGTACAGCTGGCAGGCGGCTCGCAGGACGCTGGTCACGCCACGGCGGCTGCAAAGACCTCTGGGACAACCTCCTCTGCCCCGGCGTCAGATTCCACTGTTCGTCCTTTTAACATCGATCCTGTTGGGACGAAACACGCCGTGGACGTGTCATGTGGCCCAGACGGACCCTCAAACGACAGGAAGGgaccggcggcggcggggggaaTCGTCGGCGACCATGACTCGATCGGTCGATGTTCGGCTGCGTCCGAACCCAACCTGGCCATCACCCGCAGGGTTCGGATCGCCCACCGACGGGTCACGGAGCAGAGCAACGGAGACGTCACGCTGCAACCGACCGTGAACGTGACGCTGAGTTTATCGAGGGTGGAGGGAAAGCCGGGCGTCAGGGAGGGGTGTGACggggcgaggaggaggaagcaggagaagatCCAGGACTTATCCCG GAGGTTGGCGATCCCTCCCCCCGACCCAGAATGCCCAACGCAAGCCGAGTTCACGctgctgtcagaaggtttcCACTGGGAGTCGGTCCCCGGCGGTCCTCCGGCTCCACAGGGACCGACGCtgcgtcctcctcctcccccccccccggaccagGATGAACCCCAAACGCGATCACATCCTCAGGCGGAGGAGACCGGCGCGGCGCGGGACGCTTCCAGCGTCCAGCTGCTCGGAGCTCTCGCCGTGAAGGTGGAGCTGAAGACGGAGGACGAGGAATTCGGGATCCACTCTCGAGCCTTAAAGAGGACG AACGACGTCATTTCTGGTGAAACCccaggaggaaaaaggaagaagtTGGACGCAG AGAAGAGTCAACTCGATCAGCTATTGGCTGTATCCATGAGGGAGGAGGAGCTAAGCCACTCCTTGCAGGAGTTAGACCGGTCCCTGATCCAGGCCCGCAGCGCCCTGCAGGCGGCCCACGACGAGGTCCAGAGACTCACGCTGCTGTCGCAGCAG tgCACGGCGGAGGTCAACAGTCTGAGAGCTCAGCGCATCCAGATCCTGCAGGAGATGAGAGGTGTggtcagctccagctccagatgCCCCCCGGACTGCAGAAGATCAACCGTTTCTTTACCTCCATCTGTTTCAGGGGGGTTTGCCGGAGGATCCGTCGCCGCGGAGACGCCCGCCGCCTCGTCGGCTTCTGCTGCGTCAGCAGACTCCGCCGGCCCGTCGACCGGCGGCGGGGGCCCCCCTCCTGTCACCGATCGGCCGGACGAGGACGACGGGAACGAGAGCGACTCGTCTTTAACAATCATCGAGCCCCCCCACCCGCCGGTCATCGACCTCAACGAATCAGACAACGAGGAGGCGACCCGGAACGTTACCAAGGAGACGGCCTCTGCCACCGCACGGCAAAATGCCTcggagag AGGAGTTGATTGGACGCCGGTTCCGGAGGAAGAAGCCGCCGCCCCTTCAGGCGCCGCCGTCGAGGACGAGGATTTGGCCGTGGGGCCGTTCCAGAGCCACTCGGGTCCCGTCTACGGCCTGCAGGTCCACCAGGGCGTCCTGTTCACGTGTTCAGGGGACAACACGACCCGGGCCTACAGTCTGAAG ACTGGAGAATGCCAGGCGGTGTTTCGGGGCCACACCAGTAAAATCTTCTGCCTGCTGGCGTCGCCTCCGGGGGGGGCCGGACGCCTCTTCACCGGGTCGGATGACCAGACCGTCAACTGCTACAGCTTAAAG TCTCAGAAGCTCCTGGACCGGATCTCGCTGTCGGACAGCGTGTTCTGTTTGCACGTCGCCTGGAACATCCTGTTCGCGGGCCTCGCCGACGGGTCGGTGGCGAGCCACGACGTGAAGACGCTGAAGCGGCTGGACGTGTTGGAGTGTCACGGCCCGCGCGCCGTCAGCTGCCTGGGCTCCACGCAGGAGGGGGCCCGCAGGGTGCTGCTGGTCGGCTCCTACGACGGCACCGTCAGCGTACGCGACGCCAAGAGCGGCCTGCTGCTGCGCTCGCTGGAGGGCCACGCCAAAACGGTCCTGTGTATGACG ATGGTGAACGACTTGGTTTTCAGCGGCTCAAGCGACGCCTCGGTTCACGCCCACAACATCTAC ACGGGGGAGCTGATTCGCGTCTATAAGGGTCACACCAGCGGCGTCACGTCCATCGCCATTCTGGGGACGGTgatggtgacttcctgtctggataAACTGGTCCGGGTTTACGAGCTACAG TCCCAGAGCTGCCTGCAGGTGTACGGGGGCCACAGCGGGATGGTGATGTGTATGGCGGTCCATCAGAGCGTG ATGTACTCAGGCTGTTTGGACGGCAGCGTTCAAGCTGTGAAGCTCAACCTGTTGAACAACCACCGCTGCTGG tggaggagcTGCCCCCTGATCTTCGGCGTGGCCGACCACCTCCTGGAGCACCTGCTGGGCGACCACACCACCCCCGGTCTGGAGACGGTGGCGTGTCGCTGGAGGGGCTGCGCCGCCGCCTTCACCTCGCAGCAGGCGGTTCAGCAG gagctgcccgATCACATGAGGAGACACGTGGAGGAGGACAGCCAGGTGCAGCTCTGA
- the znf106b gene encoding zinc finger protein 106 isoform X2, with protein sequence MMKVKTPNEKVVNAAVRKRKKKRKKTAPSPQEPPDLFCILCRRTYPRHEAQVHIHSMLHHRELETVLGMNSFHECHACRESCMSLNGYAQHISTAEHNYKLNNLMCRNEKPVSLHKTLGEDTVNRILMRNKTEKKELGKQKKKLKQVADLKKSEQQQAAASKRVNIKIPKPTQKKLKKPVPVSSLTPPAQKESTSSSRRLAGPTWQVPDPFGRLSHQASFLSQREKRQADKRVRTTGVTPAVSQQGRCGKPCQSETDFTSDGFPQKGAMLFDHGSTESRGAEGSRRPAPPYGSAVAWDVDVGVMLRQIRRELGIREPCRADREARRQNNEAGAWSADKGGDRSVQLAGGSQDAGHATAAAKTSGTTSSAPASDSTVRPFNIDPVGTKHAVDVSCGPDGPSNDRKGPAAAGGIVGDHDSIGRCSAASEPNLAITRRVRIAHRRVTEQSNGDVTLQPTVNVTLSLSRVEGKPGVREGCDGARRRKQEKIQDLSRRLAIPPPDPECPTQAEFTLLSEGFHWESVPGGPPAPQGPTLRPPPPPPPDQDEPQTRSHPQAEETGAARDASSVQLLGALAVKVELKTEDEEFGIHSRALKRTNDVISGETPGGKRKKLDAEKSQLDQLLAVSMREEELSHSLQELDRSLIQARSALQAAHDEVQRLTLLSQQCTAEVNSLRAQRIQILQEMRGGFAGGSVAAETPAASSASAASADSAGPSTGGGGPPPVTDRPDEDDGNESDSSLTIIEPPHPPVIDLNESDNEEATRNVTKETASATARQNASERGVDWTPVPEEEAAAPSGAAVEDEDLAVGPFQSHSGPVYGLQVHQGVLFTCSGDNTTRAYSLKTGECQAVFRGHTSKIFCLLASPPGGAGRLFTGSDDQTVNCYSLKSQKLLDRISLSDSVFCLHVAWNILFAGLADGSVASHDVKTLKRLDVLECHGPRAVSCLGSTQEGARRVLLVGSYDGTVSVRDAKSGLLLRSLEGHAKTVLCMTMVNDLVFSGSSDASVHAHNIYTGELIRVYKGHTSGVTSIAILGTVMVTSCLDKLVRVYELQSQSCLQVYGGHSGMVMCMAVHQSVMYSGCLDGSVQAVKLNLLNNHRCWWRSCPLIFGVADHLLEHLLGDHTTPGLETVACRWRGCAAAFTSQQAVQQELPDHMRRHVEEDSQVQL encoded by the exons ATGATGAAGGTTAAAACTCCAAACGAGAAAGTGGTTAACGCcgctgtgaggaagaggaagaagaaaaggaagaaaactgCACCGAGCCCCCAGGAACCTCCAGATCTATTCTGCATTTTGTGTCGCAGGACATACCCAAGACAC GAGGCACAGGTGCACATACACAGCATGCTGcatcacagggagctggagacGGTGCTGGGCAT GAATTCGTTTCACGAGTGTCACGCGTGCAGGGAGTCGTGCATGAGTCTGAACGGCTACGCTCAGCACATCTCCACCGCCGAACACAACTACAAGCTGAACAACCTGATGTGTAGAAACGAGAAGCCCGTCTCCCTGCACAAGACTCTGGGCGAGGACACCGTCAACAGAATCCTGATGAGAAACAAGACGGA GAAGAAAGAGTTAggaaagcaaaagaagaaactGAAGCAGGTGGCTGATTTGAAGAAATCAGAACAACAACAAGCCGCCGCCTCAAAGCGAGTGAACATCAAAATACCAAAACCTACGCAGAAAAAGCTGAAGAAACCCGTACCAGTTTCCAGTTTGACGCCTCCTGCCCAGAAAGAATCCACGTCGTCGTCCCGTCGGCTCGCCGGTCCAACCTGGCAGGTTCCCGACCCGTTTGGGCGATTGAGTCACCAGGCGAGTTTTCTGAGCCAACGCGAGAAACGCCAAGCAGACAAGCGCGTGAGAACAACGGGCGTAACGCCCGCCGTCAGCCAGCAGGGGCGCTGCGGCAAACCGTGTCAGAGCGAAACGGACTTCACCAGCGACGGCTTCCCTCAGAAAGGAGCGATGCTTTTCGATCACGGCTCAACGGAGAGCAGAGGAGCGGAGGGATCGCGGCGTCCCGCCCCGCCCTACGGATCCGCCGTGGCGTGGGACGTCGACGTCGGCGTGATGCTACGGCAAATCAGGAGAGAGCTGGGTATCAGGGAGCCGTGCAGGGCGGACCGCGAAGCTCGGAGGCAGAACAACGAGGCGGGGGCGTGGTCGGCCGATAAAGGCGGAGACAGGAGCGTACAGCTGGCAGGCGGCTCGCAGGACGCTGGTCACGCCACGGCGGCTGCAAAGACCTCTGGGACAACCTCCTCTGCCCCGGCGTCAGATTCCACTGTTCGTCCTTTTAACATCGATCCTGTTGGGACGAAACACGCCGTGGACGTGTCATGTGGCCCAGACGGACCCTCAAACGACAGGAAGGgaccggcggcggcggggggaaTCGTCGGCGACCATGACTCGATCGGTCGATGTTCGGCTGCGTCCGAACCCAACCTGGCCATCACCCGCAGGGTTCGGATCGCCCACCGACGGGTCACGGAGCAGAGCAACGGAGACGTCACGCTGCAACCGACCGTGAACGTGACGCTGAGTTTATCGAGGGTGGAGGGAAAGCCGGGCGTCAGGGAGGGGTGTGACggggcgaggaggaggaagcaggagaagatCCAGGACTTATCCCG GAGGTTGGCGATCCCTCCCCCCGACCCAGAATGCCCAACGCAAGCCGAGTTCACGctgctgtcagaaggtttcCACTGGGAGTCGGTCCCCGGCGGTCCTCCGGCTCCACAGGGACCGACGCtgcgtcctcctcctcccccccccccggaccagGATGAACCCCAAACGCGATCACATCCTCAGGCGGAGGAGACCGGCGCGGCGCGGGACGCTTCCAGCGTCCAGCTGCTCGGAGCTCTCGCCGTGAAGGTGGAGCTGAAGACGGAGGACGAGGAATTCGGGATCCACTCTCGAGCCTTAAAGAGGACG AACGACGTCATTTCTGGTGAAACCccaggaggaaaaaggaagaagtTGGACGCAG AGAAGAGTCAACTCGATCAGCTATTGGCTGTATCCATGAGGGAGGAGGAGCTAAGCCACTCCTTGCAGGAGTTAGACCGGTCCCTGATCCAGGCCCGCAGCGCCCTGCAGGCGGCCCACGACGAGGTCCAGAGACTCACGCTGCTGTCGCAGCAG tgCACGGCGGAGGTCAACAGTCTGAGAGCTCAGCGCATCCAGATCCTGCAGGAGATGAGAG GGGGGTTTGCCGGAGGATCCGTCGCCGCGGAGACGCCCGCCGCCTCGTCGGCTTCTGCTGCGTCAGCAGACTCCGCCGGCCCGTCGACCGGCGGCGGGGGCCCCCCTCCTGTCACCGATCGGCCGGACGAGGACGACGGGAACGAGAGCGACTCGTCTTTAACAATCATCGAGCCCCCCCACCCGCCGGTCATCGACCTCAACGAATCAGACAACGAGGAGGCGACCCGGAACGTTACCAAGGAGACGGCCTCTGCCACCGCACGGCAAAATGCCTcggagag AGGAGTTGATTGGACGCCGGTTCCGGAGGAAGAAGCCGCCGCCCCTTCAGGCGCCGCCGTCGAGGACGAGGATTTGGCCGTGGGGCCGTTCCAGAGCCACTCGGGTCCCGTCTACGGCCTGCAGGTCCACCAGGGCGTCCTGTTCACGTGTTCAGGGGACAACACGACCCGGGCCTACAGTCTGAAG ACTGGAGAATGCCAGGCGGTGTTTCGGGGCCACACCAGTAAAATCTTCTGCCTGCTGGCGTCGCCTCCGGGGGGGGCCGGACGCCTCTTCACCGGGTCGGATGACCAGACCGTCAACTGCTACAGCTTAAAG TCTCAGAAGCTCCTGGACCGGATCTCGCTGTCGGACAGCGTGTTCTGTTTGCACGTCGCCTGGAACATCCTGTTCGCGGGCCTCGCCGACGGGTCGGTGGCGAGCCACGACGTGAAGACGCTGAAGCGGCTGGACGTGTTGGAGTGTCACGGCCCGCGCGCCGTCAGCTGCCTGGGCTCCACGCAGGAGGGGGCCCGCAGGGTGCTGCTGGTCGGCTCCTACGACGGCACCGTCAGCGTACGCGACGCCAAGAGCGGCCTGCTGCTGCGCTCGCTGGAGGGCCACGCCAAAACGGTCCTGTGTATGACG ATGGTGAACGACTTGGTTTTCAGCGGCTCAAGCGACGCCTCGGTTCACGCCCACAACATCTAC ACGGGGGAGCTGATTCGCGTCTATAAGGGTCACACCAGCGGCGTCACGTCCATCGCCATTCTGGGGACGGTgatggtgacttcctgtctggataAACTGGTCCGGGTTTACGAGCTACAG TCCCAGAGCTGCCTGCAGGTGTACGGGGGCCACAGCGGGATGGTGATGTGTATGGCGGTCCATCAGAGCGTG ATGTACTCAGGCTGTTTGGACGGCAGCGTTCAAGCTGTGAAGCTCAACCTGTTGAACAACCACCGCTGCTGG tggaggagcTGCCCCCTGATCTTCGGCGTGGCCGACCACCTCCTGGAGCACCTGCTGGGCGACCACACCACCCCCGGTCTGGAGACGGTGGCGTGTCGCTGGAGGGGCTGCGCCGCCGCCTTCACCTCGCAGCAGGCGGTTCAGCAG gagctgcccgATCACATGAGGAGACACGTGGAGGAGGACAGCCAGGTGCAGCTCTGA
- the znf106b gene encoding zinc finger protein 106 isoform X3, translating into MLHHRELETVLGMNSFHECHACRESCMSLNGYAQHISTAEHNYKLNNLMCRNEKPVSLHKTLGEDTVNRILMRNKTEKKELGKQKKKLKQVADLKKSEQQQAAASKRVNIKIPKPTQKKLKKPVPVSSLTPPAQKESTSSSRRLAGPTWQVPDPFGRLSHQASFLSQREKRQADKRVRTTGVTPAVSQQGRCGKPCQSETDFTSDGFPQKGAMLFDHGSTESRGAEGSRRPAPPYGSAVAWDVDVGVMLRQIRRELGIREPCRADREARRQNNEAGAWSADKGGDRSVQLAGGSQDAGHATAAAKTSGTTSSAPASDSTVRPFNIDPVGTKHAVDVSCGPDGPSNDRKGPAAAGGIVGDHDSIGRCSAASEPNLAITRRVRIAHRRVTEQSNGDVTLQPTVNVTLSLSRVEGKPGVREGCDGARRRKQEKIQDLSRRLAIPPPDPECPTQAEFTLLSEGFHWESVPGGPPAPQGPTLRPPPPPPPDQDEPQTRSHPQAEETGAARDASSVQLLGALAVKVELKTEDEEFGIHSRALKRTNDVISGETPGGKRKKLDAEKSQLDQLLAVSMREEELSHSLQELDRSLIQARSALQAAHDEVQRLTLLSQQCTAEVNSLRAQRIQILQEMRGVVSSSSRCPPDCRRSTVSLPPSVSGGFAGGSVAAETPAASSASAASADSAGPSTGGGGPPPVTDRPDEDDGNESDSSLTIIEPPHPPVIDLNESDNEEATRNVTKETASATARQNASERGVDWTPVPEEEAAAPSGAAVEDEDLAVGPFQSHSGPVYGLQVHQGVLFTCSGDNTTRAYSLKTGECQAVFRGHTSKIFCLLASPPGGAGRLFTGSDDQTVNCYSLKSQKLLDRISLSDSVFCLHVAWNILFAGLADGSVASHDVKTLKRLDVLECHGPRAVSCLGSTQEGARRVLLVGSYDGTVSVRDAKSGLLLRSLEGHAKTVLCMTMVNDLVFSGSSDASVHAHNIYTGELIRVYKGHTSGVTSIAILGTVMVTSCLDKLVRVYELQSQSCLQVYGGHSGMVMCMAVHQSVMYSGCLDGSVQAVKLNLLNNHRCWWRSCPLIFGVADHLLEHLLGDHTTPGLETVACRWRGCAAAFTSQQAVQQELPDHMRRHVEEDSQVQL; encoded by the exons ATGCTGcatcacagggagctggagacGGTGCTGGGCAT GAATTCGTTTCACGAGTGTCACGCGTGCAGGGAGTCGTGCATGAGTCTGAACGGCTACGCTCAGCACATCTCCACCGCCGAACACAACTACAAGCTGAACAACCTGATGTGTAGAAACGAGAAGCCCGTCTCCCTGCACAAGACTCTGGGCGAGGACACCGTCAACAGAATCCTGATGAGAAACAAGACGGA GAAGAAAGAGTTAggaaagcaaaagaagaaactGAAGCAGGTGGCTGATTTGAAGAAATCAGAACAACAACAAGCCGCCGCCTCAAAGCGAGTGAACATCAAAATACCAAAACCTACGCAGAAAAAGCTGAAGAAACCCGTACCAGTTTCCAGTTTGACGCCTCCTGCCCAGAAAGAATCCACGTCGTCGTCCCGTCGGCTCGCCGGTCCAACCTGGCAGGTTCCCGACCCGTTTGGGCGATTGAGTCACCAGGCGAGTTTTCTGAGCCAACGCGAGAAACGCCAAGCAGACAAGCGCGTGAGAACAACGGGCGTAACGCCCGCCGTCAGCCAGCAGGGGCGCTGCGGCAAACCGTGTCAGAGCGAAACGGACTTCACCAGCGACGGCTTCCCTCAGAAAGGAGCGATGCTTTTCGATCACGGCTCAACGGAGAGCAGAGGAGCGGAGGGATCGCGGCGTCCCGCCCCGCCCTACGGATCCGCCGTGGCGTGGGACGTCGACGTCGGCGTGATGCTACGGCAAATCAGGAGAGAGCTGGGTATCAGGGAGCCGTGCAGGGCGGACCGCGAAGCTCGGAGGCAGAACAACGAGGCGGGGGCGTGGTCGGCCGATAAAGGCGGAGACAGGAGCGTACAGCTGGCAGGCGGCTCGCAGGACGCTGGTCACGCCACGGCGGCTGCAAAGACCTCTGGGACAACCTCCTCTGCCCCGGCGTCAGATTCCACTGTTCGTCCTTTTAACATCGATCCTGTTGGGACGAAACACGCCGTGGACGTGTCATGTGGCCCAGACGGACCCTCAAACGACAGGAAGGgaccggcggcggcggggggaaTCGTCGGCGACCATGACTCGATCGGTCGATGTTCGGCTGCGTCCGAACCCAACCTGGCCATCACCCGCAGGGTTCGGATCGCCCACCGACGGGTCACGGAGCAGAGCAACGGAGACGTCACGCTGCAACCGACCGTGAACGTGACGCTGAGTTTATCGAGGGTGGAGGGAAAGCCGGGCGTCAGGGAGGGGTGTGACggggcgaggaggaggaagcaggagaagatCCAGGACTTATCCCG GAGGTTGGCGATCCCTCCCCCCGACCCAGAATGCCCAACGCAAGCCGAGTTCACGctgctgtcagaaggtttcCACTGGGAGTCGGTCCCCGGCGGTCCTCCGGCTCCACAGGGACCGACGCtgcgtcctcctcctcccccccccccggaccagGATGAACCCCAAACGCGATCACATCCTCAGGCGGAGGAGACCGGCGCGGCGCGGGACGCTTCCAGCGTCCAGCTGCTCGGAGCTCTCGCCGTGAAGGTGGAGCTGAAGACGGAGGACGAGGAATTCGGGATCCACTCTCGAGCCTTAAAGAGGACG AACGACGTCATTTCTGGTGAAACCccaggaggaaaaaggaagaagtTGGACGCAG AGAAGAGTCAACTCGATCAGCTATTGGCTGTATCCATGAGGGAGGAGGAGCTAAGCCACTCCTTGCAGGAGTTAGACCGGTCCCTGATCCAGGCCCGCAGCGCCCTGCAGGCGGCCCACGACGAGGTCCAGAGACTCACGCTGCTGTCGCAGCAG tgCACGGCGGAGGTCAACAGTCTGAGAGCTCAGCGCATCCAGATCCTGCAGGAGATGAGAGGTGTggtcagctccagctccagatgCCCCCCGGACTGCAGAAGATCAACCGTTTCTTTACCTCCATCTGTTTCAGGGGGGTTTGCCGGAGGATCCGTCGCCGCGGAGACGCCCGCCGCCTCGTCGGCTTCTGCTGCGTCAGCAGACTCCGCCGGCCCGTCGACCGGCGGCGGGGGCCCCCCTCCTGTCACCGATCGGCCGGACGAGGACGACGGGAACGAGAGCGACTCGTCTTTAACAATCATCGAGCCCCCCCACCCGCCGGTCATCGACCTCAACGAATCAGACAACGAGGAGGCGACCCGGAACGTTACCAAGGAGACGGCCTCTGCCACCGCACGGCAAAATGCCTcggagag AGGAGTTGATTGGACGCCGGTTCCGGAGGAAGAAGCCGCCGCCCCTTCAGGCGCCGCCGTCGAGGACGAGGATTTGGCCGTGGGGCCGTTCCAGAGCCACTCGGGTCCCGTCTACGGCCTGCAGGTCCACCAGGGCGTCCTGTTCACGTGTTCAGGGGACAACACGACCCGGGCCTACAGTCTGAAG ACTGGAGAATGCCAGGCGGTGTTTCGGGGCCACACCAGTAAAATCTTCTGCCTGCTGGCGTCGCCTCCGGGGGGGGCCGGACGCCTCTTCACCGGGTCGGATGACCAGACCGTCAACTGCTACAGCTTAAAG TCTCAGAAGCTCCTGGACCGGATCTCGCTGTCGGACAGCGTGTTCTGTTTGCACGTCGCCTGGAACATCCTGTTCGCGGGCCTCGCCGACGGGTCGGTGGCGAGCCACGACGTGAAGACGCTGAAGCGGCTGGACGTGTTGGAGTGTCACGGCCCGCGCGCCGTCAGCTGCCTGGGCTCCACGCAGGAGGGGGCCCGCAGGGTGCTGCTGGTCGGCTCCTACGACGGCACCGTCAGCGTACGCGACGCCAAGAGCGGCCTGCTGCTGCGCTCGCTGGAGGGCCACGCCAAAACGGTCCTGTGTATGACG ATGGTGAACGACTTGGTTTTCAGCGGCTCAAGCGACGCCTCGGTTCACGCCCACAACATCTAC ACGGGGGAGCTGATTCGCGTCTATAAGGGTCACACCAGCGGCGTCACGTCCATCGCCATTCTGGGGACGGTgatggtgacttcctgtctggataAACTGGTCCGGGTTTACGAGCTACAG TCCCAGAGCTGCCTGCAGGTGTACGGGGGCCACAGCGGGATGGTGATGTGTATGGCGGTCCATCAGAGCGTG ATGTACTCAGGCTGTTTGGACGGCAGCGTTCAAGCTGTGAAGCTCAACCTGTTGAACAACCACCGCTGCTGG tggaggagcTGCCCCCTGATCTTCGGCGTGGCCGACCACCTCCTGGAGCACCTGCTGGGCGACCACACCACCCCCGGTCTGGAGACGGTGGCGTGTCGCTGGAGGGGCTGCGCCGCCGCCTTCACCTCGCAGCAGGCGGTTCAGCAG gagctgcccgATCACATGAGGAGACACGTGGAGGAGGACAGCCAGGTGCAGCTCTGA